In the genome of Triticum urartu cultivar G1812 chromosome 5, Tu2.1, whole genome shotgun sequence, one region contains:
- the LOC125507711 gene encoding kinesin-like protein KIN-14R has protein sequence MEEGSSEAVQDGGALSAASVGTEAVTAAAVRKTVKMSDARDFIPCAAVSEGDYSRSSGSSSAAAALPDVASCTGSSEAAPRDDADAEAEMHHTPDYTRRGPAGRLRIAPLELFSAAPSSPAVPRPPAKTADAEAAADDGAAAPEAVPGGGAQIVHIDKGNGDCCGQLRQEYDSLLREKGECRRVLEDLMRENELKTKECREAQTSLRDLQMELMRKSMHVGSLAFAVEGQVKEKTRWCQLLKDLSEKFKALKTEHQILLKESEEYKRCLSDATQMTTTIHQYVSQYANLESEFKDLKEKFSEEAKERKDLYNKLIELKGNIRVFCRCRPLNTEETAEGASMAIDFDSAKDGELIVRGHVSSKKVFKFDSVFNPEEDQEKVFEKTAPFATSVLDGFNVCIFAYGQTGTGKTFTMEGTEGARGVNYRILDELFRVVKDRHDLFQYEITVSALEVYNEQIHDLLLTGSQPSTTTKRLEVRQVAEGVHHVPGLVEARVSNMDEAWDVLQTGSKARVVGSTNANEHSSRSHCIHCVMVKGENLMNGERTNSKLWLIDLAGSERVAKTDAQGERLKEAQNINKSLSALGDVISALATKSQHIPFRNSKLTHLLQDSLSGDSKTLMFVQISPNENDVGETLCSLNFASRVRGIELGQARKQVDVGELSRYKLMVGRAKQDCKSKDAQIKSMEETIQSLEAKNKAKDLLTMNLQDKIKELESQLLVERKIARQHVDNKIAQDVERKQQQQQQQQQGLKEENNTYMRSPMSERNLNSTMERPPLSAAPKKDLGMMAKQTFSDSNNSDTYSFNQLMSLAEEKENTNPDAAKARRVSLCNGGAHQPRRSSLIPLLRRNSLMPLPAAGGAKTPAPAAASPLDKIKEYSSPPLSSPPVMSNDKGSRSKRINSILRRSLQKKVVIRPPQSGQAGRRAGAAAAAAAQGIDSARRAAARRVPASGGPGGGAPRGGVHNRDKERGWNH, from the exons ATGGAGGAGGGGAGCAGCGAGGCCGTCCAGGACGGCGGGGCGCTGTCCGCCGCGTCGGTGGGGACGGAGGCGGTCACGGCGGCGGCGGTCAGGAAGACGGTGAAGATGTCCGACGCCCGCGACTTCATCCCCTGCGCCGCCGTCAGCGAGG GGGATTATTCCAGATCCTCGGggtcgtcgtcggcggcggcggccctgCCGGACGTCGCCAGCTGCACCGGCTCGTCGGAGGCCGCCCCGCGCGACGACGCGGACGCGGAAGCGGAGATGCACCACACGCCCGACTACACCCGGAGGGGGCCAGCGGGCCGCCTCCGGATCGCGCCGCTCGAGCTCTTCTCTGCGGCCCCGTCGTCTCCGGCGGTGCCCCGTCCCCCCGCCAAAACCGCCGACGCCGAAGCCGCCGCTGACGACGGTGCTGCTGCGCCGGAGGCCGTTCCGGGTGGAGGGGCGCAGATCGTGCACATTGACAAG GGCAATGGCGACTGCTGTGGCCAGCTGAGGCAGGAGTACGACTCACTCCTGAGGGAGAAAGGCGAGTGCAGGAGGGTGCTGGAGGATCTCATGAGGGAGAATGAGCTCAAGACCAAGGAGTGCCGCGAGGCGCAGACGTCCCTGCGCGACCTGCAGATGGAGCTGATGCGCAAGTCCATGCACGTCGGCTCTCTCG CATTTGCAGTGGAAGGGCAAGTGAAAGAGAAGACTCGTTGGTGCCAACTACTGAAAGACCTGAGTGAGAAATTTAAG GCGTTAAAGACAGAACACCAGATTTTACTGAAAGAATCAGAGGAATACAAAAGGTGTTTGTCAGATGCTACACAGATGACTACAACAATTCATCAATATG TGAGCCAATATGCAAATTTGGAATCTGAATTTAAGGACCTGAAAGAGAAGTTCAGTGAGGAAGCAAAGGAACGCAAGGATCTTTACAACAAGCTTATAGAGCTCAAAG GTAACATAAGAGTATTTTGCCGCTGTCGGCCACTAAACACGGAAGAAACAGCAGAAGGAGCGTCAATGGCGATCGACTTTGATTCTGCAAAAGATGGAGAGCTCATTGTTAGAGGCCATGTATCATCGAAGAAAGTCTTCAAATTCGATTCAGTCTTCAACCCTGAAGAAGACCAAG AGAAAGTGTTTGAGAAAACTGCCCCATTTGCAACTTCGGTATTGGATGGATTCAATGTTTGTATCTTCGCTTACGGGCAAACCGGCACTGGCAAAACATTTACAATGGAAGGAACTGAAGGTGCTCGAGGGGTTAACTACAGAATTCTGGATGAGCTCTTCCGAGTAGTCAAGGACAGACATGACCTCTTCCAATACGAGATTACTGTTAGTGCCTTGGAAGTATACAACGAACAAATTCATGATTTGCTCCTAACAGGGTCCCAACCAAGCACAACAACAAAAAG GCTAGAAGTGAGACAAGTTGCAGAAGGAGTTCATCATGTACCAGGACTGGTTGAAGCACGAGTCAGTAACATGGATGAGGCCTGGGATGTCCTGCAAACTGGAAGCAAAGCCAGAGTTGTTGGTTCCACAAATGCTAACGAGCACAGCAGCCGATCGCACTG TATACATTGCGTGATGGTCAAAGGAGAaaacttgatgaatggagaacgcACAAACAGTAAGCTGTGGCTCATTGACCTAGCCGGAAGTGAGCGTGTGGCAAAGACAGATGCTCAAGGCGAACGACTGAAAGAAGCACAGAATATTAACAAGTCCCTTTCTGCACTTGGAGATGTCATATCTGCTCTTGCAACTAAGAGCCAGCATATACCCTTCAG GAACTCAAAGTTAACGCACTTGCTGCAAGACTCACTGA GTGGAGACTCCAAAACTTTGATGTTTGTTCAAATTAGCCCCAACGAAAATGACGTGGGCGAAACTCTCTGCTCGCTTAACTTTGCGAGCAGGGTGAGGGGAATAGAGCTTGGACAGGCAAGGAAACAAGTTGATGTTGGAGAACTATCAAGATATAAGCTTATG GTTGGCAGAGCCAAACAGGACTGCAAGAGCAAAGATGCTCAGATCAAGAGCATGGAAGAAACAATCCAATCCCTTGAAGCCAAGAACAAGGCCAAGGACCTGCTCACCATGAATCTCCAAGATAAG ATCAAAGAGTTGGAATCACAGCTGCTGGTCGAGAGGAAGATAGCGAGGCAGCACGTCGACAACAAGATCGCCCAAGACGTCGAGCgaaagcagcagcagcagcagcagcagcagcaaggcCTCAAGGAAGAGAACAACACCTACATGAGAAGCCCCATGTCAGAGAGGAACCTCAACAGCACCATGGAGAGACCGCCACTATCAGCAGCACCCAAAAAGGACCTCGGGATGATGGCGAAGCAGACGTTCTCGGACAGCAACAACAGCGACACCTACAGCTTCAACCAGCTCATGTCTCTGGCGGAGGAGAAGGAGAACACCAACCCAGACGCCGCAAAGGCCAGGCGGGTCTCGCTCTGCAAcggaggggcgcaccagccccgCCGCAGCTCGCTCATCCCGCTGCTGCGCCGCAACTCGCTGATGCCACTCCCCGCAGCCGGCGGTGCCAAGACGCCGGCGCCTGCAGCAGCGTCACCGCTTGACAAGATCAAGGAGTACTCCTCGCCGCCATTGAGCTCGCCTCCCGTTATGTCCAACGACAAGGGCAGCAGGAGCAAGAGGATCAACAGCATCCTGCGGCGCAGCCTGCAGAAGAAGGTGGTCATCAGGCCGCCACAGTCGGGGCAGGCGGGGAGGAGGGCCGgcgccgctgctgccgccgccgcacagggcatcgacagcgctcgccgggCGGCCGCGCGGCGCGTGCCGGCGAGTGGCGGTCCCGGCGGCggtgcgcccagggggggcgTGCACAACAGGGACAAGGAGAGAGGCTGGAACcactga
- the LOC125507712 gene encoding pentatricopeptide repeat-containing protein At2g33680 gives MAGAAPSASARQISHTHFIEQLRRAARARDGEALHAWALKSGAASHAPVSNSLITFYASLPRPLLAAALAVFAGIPAAARDVASWNSLLNPLSHHHPRAALSHFQSMLFSSSPAILPSPHSFAAVFTAAARARSASAGAAAHALACKVPSAGSNVFVSTSLLNMYCKLGLVPDARRVFDEMPVRNEFSWAAMVAGYASTKCSEEAFEIFQLMLAECPSQKNEFVATAVLSAVSVPSGLPMGVQLHGLVVKDGLVVFVSVENSLVTMYAKAGCMDAALHVFASSKERNSITWSAMITGYAQNGNAESAFRMFLQMLSAGFSPTEFTLVGVLNACSDVGALMEGRQTHGLMVKLGFEAQVYVKSALVDMYAKCGCITDAKEGFDQFHELDIVLWTAMVAGHVQNGEHEEALRLYARMDKEGIIPTNLTITSVLRACAGLAALEPGKQLHTQILKFGFGLGSSVGSALSTMYSKCGNLDDGMVIFRRMPHKDVIAWNSIISGFSQNGRGNEALDLFEEMKLEGTAPDHITFINVLCACSHMGLVDRGWIYFRSMTKDYGLTPRLDHYACMVDILSRAGMLNEAKDFIESISIDHGTCLWRILLGACRSIRDFDVGAYAGEQLMELGTGDSSAYILLSNIYAAQRKWTDVERVRHLMRHRGVSKDPGCSWVELNSRIHVFVVGEQQHPEAENINTELRRLAKHMKDEGYRPTSKFSWDEELDTLRGSHEEDQFELISAVSS, from the coding sequence ATGGCAGGCGCGGCGCCCTCCGCCTCCGCGCGCCAGATATCCCACACGCACTTCATCGAGCagctccgccgcgccgcccgcgcccgcgaCGGCGAGGCGCTCCACGCCTGGGCGCTCAAGTCCGGCGCCGCGTCCCACGCGCCCGTCTCCAACTCCCTCATCACCTTCTACGCCTCCCTCCCGCGGCCGCTCCTCGCCGCGGCCCTGGCCGTCTTCGCGGgcatccccgccgccgcccgcgacGTCGCCTCCTGGAACTCCCTGCTCAACCCGCTCTCGCACCACCACCCGCGCGCCGCGCTCTCCCACTTCCAATCCATGCTCTTCTCCTCCTCGCCCGCCATCCTCCCGTCCCCGCATTCCTTCGCCGCCGTCTTCACGGCCGCCGCCCGCGCGCGCTCCGCGTCCGCCGGGGCAGCCGCCCACGCCCTCGCTTGCAAGGTCCCCTCGGCTGGCTCCAACGTGTTCGTGTCCACCTCTCTGCTCAACATGTACTGTAAGCTGGGCCTCGTCCCCGATGCCCGGAGAGTGTTCGACGAAATGCCGGTGCGGAACGAGTTCTCTTGGGCCGCTATGGTGGCAGGCTATGCTTCCACAAAGTGCTCCGAGGAGGCCTTTGAGATCTTCCAGCTGATGCTTGCGGAGTGCCCGTCGCAGAAAAACGAGTTTGTGGCCACGGCTGTTCTTAGTGCGGTCAGTGTGCCGTCGGGCTTGCCGATGGGGGTGCAGCTACATGGGTTGGTTGTGAAGGATGGGTTGGTGGTGTTTGTGTCGGTTGAGAACTCGCTCGTCACAATGTATGCAAAGGCTGGGTGTATGGATGCAGCATTACATGTGTTTGCGTCGTCTAAGGAGAGGAACTCCATCACTTGGTCCGCGATGATCACTGGCTACGCGCAGAATGGGAATGCAGAAAGCGCATTTAGAATGTTCTTGCAGATGCTTTCTGCGGGGTTTTCACCAACTGAGTTCACTTTGGTTGGGGTGCTCAATGCGTGTAGTGATGTGGGAGCATTGATGGAAGGAAGGCAGACACATGGTTTGATGGTGAAGCTTGGGTTTGAGGCGCAGGTGTATGTGAAGAGCGCACTGGTGGACATGTATGCCAAATGCGGCTGTATTACTGATGCAAAGGAAGGTTTTGATCAATTTCATGAGCTTGACATTGTCCTTTGGACGGCCATGGTTGCCGGGCATGTGCAGAATGGGGAGCATGAGGAAGCCTTGAGATTGTATGCCAGGATGGACAAGGAGGGCATCATTCCGACTAACTTGACTATAACCAGTGTTCTTAGAGCATGTGCTGGCCTTGCAGCATTGGAGCCAGGGAAGCAATTGCACACGCAAATCCTCAAGTTCGGATTTGGTTTGGGGTCTTCTGTCGGAAGTGCCTTGTCTACAATGTATTCAAAGTGTGGAAACCTTGACGATGGCATGGTTATATTCAGAAGGATGCCTCATAAGGATGTTATTGCATGGAACTCGATCATTTCTGGATTCTCTCAAAATGGACGTGGAAATGAAGCACTTGACCTGTTTGAGGAAATGAAGCTAGAGGGCACTGCTCCAGATCATATAACATTCATTAATGTGTTATGTGCTTGTAGTCACATGGGCCTAGTTGACAGAGGATGGATTTACTTTAGGTCAATGACCAAAGACTATGGTTTAACTCCTCGGCTGGATCATTATGCTTGCATGGTTGATATTCTTAGCCGAGCAGGGATGCTAAATGAAGCAAAAGATTTCATAGAGTCCATTAGTATTGACCATGGAACATGTTTGTGGCGTATATTATTGGGAGCATGTCGCAGTATACGGGATTTTGATGTCGGAGCATATGCTGGTGAGCAGCTGATGGAGTTAGGTACTGGGGACTCCTCTGCATATATATTGTTGTCAAACATCTATGCTGCCCAGAGAAAATGGACTGATGTTGAGCGGGTGAGGCATTTGATGAGACATCGGGGAGTTAGCAAAGATCCAGGATGCAGCTGGGTTGAGCTTAACAGCAGAATTCATGTGTTTGTTGTTGGGGAGCAGCAACATCCTGAGGCGGAAAATATAAATACAGAGTTGAGAAGGCTCGCTAAACACATGAAGGACGAAGGGTACCGTCCAACATCTAAATTTTCATGGGATGAAGAACTGGATACATTGAGAGGATCTCATGAAGAAGATCAATTCGAGTTGATATCGGCAGTTTCTAGCTGA